From a region of the uncultured Desulfatiglans sp. genome:
- a CDS encoding putative PEP-utilizing enzyme, mobile domain protein (Evidence 3 : Putative function from multiple computational evidences) codes for MIKGEQIMGENIGGRTALWDALPGYDLIEEVDLPEMHSWFLDATHSVPPWTPLFGWYWIRFCCHGMKVVCDELSIPTCKGWEMRYRDGGSYNAFHIVRDKKEIAERAVKFRQALRPWIENFDGLWESGKRELLGMYDKLKAIDLENASHVELYRHNYDLMNTYRRMFEIHFLGMYSSYSAWLLLEDLCKERFGMKDQDPEFQDMLRGFNNKVYEMDKSLWDFSQLALDMGLKEVFVQNKPDDLRAKLEMSERGREWFRKFMHYLETDEVGGWRMRRMNDLTEPYWLEDPCTPLGVIRNHVLKETEDVFGNVHAELSKNREAAVARFLERVPPPERPFFEGLINLAGKASSYSEEHDLYCELISHALLRRGYLGMGRRLAKSGTIDQPDDIFMLNPDEIDRVLMVPDRHDLRFITRRRRAEWLEWHTRPNPPVITDRSGMEEAVAMDLLPSMDAVAMKIVVGELPEHKPELGADMFGICGCAGEVEGPARVVVNYEDLKEVQPGEILVCPGTNPAWTPVYGMVAAVVADRGGTLSHAAIIGREYGVPTIVNTFEGTAKIKTGQRLRIHAAEGAIFILDK; via the coding sequence ATGATAAAAGGAGAACAGATCATGGGAGAAAACATAGGAGGAAGAACCGCGTTATGGGATGCCCTGCCCGGCTATGATCTGATCGAAGAGGTCGATCTCCCTGAGATGCATTCCTGGTTTCTGGATGCCACCCACAGCGTCCCTCCCTGGACCCCGCTTTTCGGCTGGTATTGGATCCGTTTCTGCTGCCACGGGATGAAGGTCGTCTGCGACGAACTAAGCATCCCCACCTGCAAGGGCTGGGAGATGCGGTACCGGGACGGGGGCTCCTACAATGCCTTCCATATCGTCCGGGACAAGAAGGAGATCGCGGAGCGGGCCGTGAAATTCCGTCAGGCCCTTCGCCCCTGGATCGAGAATTTCGACGGACTATGGGAATCCGGCAAACGGGAACTGCTCGGCATGTATGACAAGCTCAAGGCGATCGATTTGGAGAACGCCTCCCACGTCGAACTCTACAGACACAATTATGACCTGATGAACACCTATCGCCGGATGTTCGAGATCCATTTCCTCGGGATGTACTCGTCCTACAGCGCCTGGCTGCTCCTTGAAGACCTCTGCAAGGAGCGCTTCGGGATGAAGGACCAGGATCCGGAGTTCCAGGACATGCTGCGGGGCTTCAACAACAAGGTCTACGAGATGGACAAGAGCCTCTGGGACTTCTCGCAGCTCGCGCTCGACATGGGCCTCAAAGAGGTCTTTGTGCAAAATAAGCCCGACGATCTCCGCGCCAAGCTGGAGATGTCCGAAAGAGGGCGGGAATGGTTCCGGAAATTCATGCACTACCTCGAGACGGACGAGGTCGGCGGGTGGCGCATGAGGCGGATGAACGACCTGACCGAGCCCTACTGGCTGGAGGATCCCTGCACGCCCCTCGGGGTCATCCGCAATCACGTCCTGAAAGAGACCGAGGATGTCTTCGGCAATGTCCACGCGGAGCTGAGCAAGAACCGTGAAGCAGCCGTCGCCCGGTTTCTCGAAAGGGTCCCGCCCCCCGAAAGGCCCTTCTTCGAAGGGCTCATCAACCTTGCGGGCAAAGCCAGCTCCTACAGCGAAGAGCACGATCTCTACTGCGAACTGATCTCACACGCCCTTCTGCGCCGCGGCTATCTGGGGATGGGGCGGAGGCTCGCCAAGAGCGGAACCATCGATCAGCCGGATGACATCTTCATGCTGAACCCGGACGAGATCGACCGGGTCCTGATGGTGCCTGACAGGCATGACCTCAGGTTCATCACCCGGAGGCGCCGGGCGGAATGGCTGGAATGGCACACCCGGCCCAATCCCCCCGTCATCACCGACCGCTCCGGGATGGAAGAGGCCGTGGCCATGGACCTGCTGCCCTCGATGGACGCCGTCGCCATGAAGATCGTCGTAGGCGAACTGCCCGAGCACAAGCCCGAGTTGGGGGCGGACATGTTCGGCATCTGCGGCTGCGCGGGCGAAGTCGAAGGTCCGGCACGCGTCGTGGTCAATTACGAGGACCTGAAGGAGGTTCAGCCCGGTGAAATTCTCGTCTGCCCCGGAACCAACCCGGCCTGGACGCCGGTCTATGGGATGGTGGCGGCGGTCGTCGCCGACAGGGGCGGCACCTTGTCCCACGCAGCCATCATCGGCCGCGAATACGGCGTCCCGACCATCGTCAACACCTTCGAGGGAACCGCGAAGATCAAGACGGGCCAAAGGCTCCGAATCCATGCAGCGGAAGGGGCCATCTTCATCCTCGACAAATGA
- a CDS encoding hypothetical protein (Evidence 5 : Unknown function), giving the protein MVFLANLGVNLHVCLCGNLQVASAQTLDFLDIGQTGTRPAGVGLSTRSV; this is encoded by the coding sequence ATGGTCTTTTTGGCCAATCTCGGCGTCAATCTGCACGTTTGCTTGTGCGGCAACCTGCAGGTCGCCTCCGCGCAAACGCTTGATTTCCTCGATATTGGCCAAACCGGGACCCGCCCCGCAGGGGTGGGACTGAGCACGCGCAGCGTGTAA
- a CDS encoding Plasmid maintenance system antidote protein, XRE family, whose amino-acid sequence MGKLDPVTPGELLLEEFLKPMGLSQYRLAKEIGVPAQRISEIISGKRSITADTDLRLCKFFGLSNGYWLRAQVAHDTEVAEHQMGDLLSKIRPYTEVLAQYDASADRDSRRG is encoded by the coding sequence ATGGGAAAACTTGACCCGGTAACTCCCGGTGAGCTTCTACTGGAAGAGTTTCTAAAGCCGATGGGCCTGAGTCAGTATCGACTGGCCAAAGAAATTGGAGTGCCTGCACAGCGCATCAGTGAAATCATTTCGGGAAAACGTTCCATTACTGCTGACACCGACTTGAGACTGTGCAAATTTTTCGGTCTTTCCAACGGCTATTGGCTCAGGGCTCAGGTAGCGCACGATACAGAGGTAGCCGAACATCAAATGGGAGATTTGCTCAGCAAAATAAGACCATACACTGAGGTTCTGGCCCAATATGACGCTTCAGCCGACCGCGATTCTCGCCGCGGCTGA
- a CDS encoding hypothetical protein (Evidence 5 : Unknown function): MGRFDGIVFIRYMVVIRKIVEMARLMFGSVNLYAHAGGDGWTTTSGGRGWMQDKKRSWVFWQWSRIRFPSMH; this comes from the coding sequence GTGGGTCGATTTGACGGAATAGTATTTATACGATATATGGTAGTTATACGTAAAATTGTAGAAATGGCCCGTTTGATGTTTGGCTCTGTGAACCTGTACGCCCATGCCGGAGGCGATGGATGGACAACCACGAGTGGTGGGAGAGGCTGGATGCAAGACAAAAAGAGATCCTGGGTTTTCTGGCAATGGTCCCGCATCCGCTTCCCCTCGATGCATTGA
- a CDS encoding Phosphoenolpyruvate synthase/pyruvate phosphate dikinase yields MSSEKQIFWFEELEEKHNDIVGKKCANLGQMVHLGMPVPPGFAISIELYRRFLDLSGAAKEMRSYADELGDLKGVGIGTFDEVSRRLQDIIEEKDMPAEVRDPILRYYEELCERLDMQDASVSVRSAGTESRPGMFETYLNVIGATDLLEKIKKVWASAYTPRAVAFRVNKGFPLIGDELGVAVPKMVNSRSSGVSFTVDPVTGDDTRIILEANWGLGEGVVSGSGSVDGFVVEKETLAIVNRHIGQKTRCVVNREKGAEWVDVPEKMQHIPCLADEEVLEIVKTGITVEKRLGCPQDMEWAVDGDLPFPKNIFWLQTRPAKVQVKKPVSTTDQIIDLLAKRYQ; encoded by the coding sequence ATGTCATCGGAAAAACAGATCTTCTGGTTTGAGGAGTTGGAGGAGAAGCACAACGACATCGTAGGGAAGAAATGTGCGAACCTCGGACAGATGGTCCACCTCGGCATGCCGGTGCCGCCGGGGTTTGCCATCTCCATCGAGCTGTACCGAAGGTTTTTGGATCTCAGCGGCGCCGCAAAGGAGATGCGGAGCTACGCGGACGAGCTGGGGGATCTCAAGGGGGTGGGGATCGGAACCTTCGACGAGGTGAGCCGGAGGCTCCAGGACATCATCGAGGAAAAGGACATGCCCGCAGAGGTGCGGGATCCGATCCTGCGCTATTACGAAGAGCTCTGCGAACGGCTGGATATGCAGGACGCCTCGGTCTCCGTCCGGAGCGCCGGGACGGAAAGCCGTCCAGGGATGTTCGAAACCTATCTGAACGTCATCGGCGCCACGGACCTGCTGGAAAAGATCAAAAAAGTCTGGGCCAGCGCCTATACCCCTCGGGCCGTAGCGTTCCGCGTCAACAAGGGCTTCCCTCTGATCGGCGATGAGCTGGGCGTGGCGGTTCCCAAGATGGTGAATTCGAGGTCCTCGGGTGTGAGCTTCACCGTCGATCCCGTGACGGGGGACGACACACGGATCATCCTCGAGGCCAACTGGGGCCTCGGCGAAGGAGTCGTCAGCGGCTCGGGCAGCGTCGACGGGTTCGTGGTCGAAAAGGAGACCCTCGCGATCGTGAACCGGCACATCGGCCAGAAGACCCGCTGCGTGGTCAACAGGGAAAAGGGCGCCGAGTGGGTGGATGTCCCGGAGAAAATGCAGCACATCCCGTGCCTTGCCGACGAGGAGGTCCTCGAGATCGTCAAGACGGGGATCACCGTAGAAAAACGGCTAGGCTGCCCTCAGGATATGGAATGGGCGGTCGACGGCGATCTCCCCTTCCCGAAGAACATCTTCTGGCTCCAAACGCGCCCCGCCAAGGTGCAGGTGAAGAAACCCGTTTCGACCACAGATCAGATCATCGATCTCCTGGCGAAACGCTATCAGTGA
- a CDS encoding hypothetical protein (Evidence 5 : Unknown function), with translation MFFSGWKLSGIHPEMVFLASLGVNLHGCLCGDLEVASAQTVDFLDIGKNSSFPD, from the coding sequence ATGTTCTTTTCCGGATGGAAACTAAGTGGTATCCATCCGGAAATGGTCTTTTTGGCCAGTCTCGGCGTCAATCTGCACGGTTGCCTGTGCGGTGACCTAGAGGTCGCCTCCGCGCAAACGGTTGATTTTCTTGATATTGGCAAAAACTCCTCATTTCCGGACTAA
- a CDS encoding Transcriptional regulator containing GAF, AAA-type ATPase, and DNA binding domains, with protein MDNHEWWERLDARQKEILGFLAMVPHPLPLDALIAASGWKAVDILQILEEIADLDLLLSNASSKRGFYSLSDGGIARFILEQMPRKDLEAGARKLIDYYEGDGAEGEGRCLTLAHLHRAAVVAPARLDYFLAAAVYCQKKNMHAEALSYYRAILEKEGGLMESLEDKKLYIEAAVGVTAAYGHMLFLPEQRTFLEKARLIAEEIHDRGQLLTVQLALGKTLEKEGFYDKAARHLEQAWENAQALGDEKLLKRAALMTSDFLFRQGLVAEAVRRYEEVIGDLEDFSLDEATLRGCTTLGWCYGVCGQTSRGLGLIETVRIKAKEHRLTDIGIFADLMMVFTLLEARRISEAQVYLDKILNLPEGVAGPSILWATHWCVAYVAFCRGDLEECLREHIRGCELLKQYGRPHHRGGWVMEYLEGLEIAGLTHPEMSLTSELERLADWPDIFMRGVAHRFRGQRAERASQPAERVQADYERSLELLQRSGARLELARTQIALARVLIEEGATERARRLLEEAWEAMARSNIALFPEDLKRHLEEKTHEELLVNTIVEITNVLGTVRDKKKLLQFVIQLTMRFTFAERGGFFLVGQDGRLELVASRNLDLPMLQTDRFRPYLQEIESVARTGKEAVKKTVGSEESSRSEASRVNWMICCPVILQDRVLGALYLAAKVTPESLKNDLPLLRAISTQVAVALDNVQAYEKIAALKDRLEEETRYYRMDSEVSPQLKSMVGCSKAIGLVQQQMQKVAPMDSTVLITGETGVGKELVARGIHRLSRRSSGPFIVVNVASLSEGLIESELFGHEKGAFTGALRSRLGRFELAQGGTLFLDDIQNLSLDIQAKLLRVLEGKEFERVGGSILLKADFRLIAATNRPLHALVAEGGFRSDLYYRLNVFPIQVPPLRERREDIPLLVLHFLEMYKKDLGKDIRGVSRGRMKDLMDYPWPGNVRELRHVIERAVILSEGSSLMLPSFQTPADEEGGLPSNMTLEEMERAYIIKALERCSWKVGGEGGAAWQLGLKPTTLHSKMKKLGIRKKITPA; from the coding sequence ATGGACAACCACGAGTGGTGGGAGAGGCTGGATGCAAGACAAAAAGAGATCCTGGGTTTTCTGGCAATGGTCCCGCATCCGCTTCCCCTCGATGCATTGATAGCGGCGAGCGGATGGAAGGCGGTGGATATCCTGCAGATCCTCGAAGAGATCGCGGACTTGGACCTCCTGTTATCGAATGCCTCTTCGAAAAGGGGATTCTACTCGCTCTCCGACGGCGGCATCGCAAGGTTCATCCTGGAGCAGATGCCTCGGAAGGATCTAGAGGCCGGCGCCCGAAAGCTCATCGACTATTACGAAGGGGATGGCGCAGAAGGAGAGGGCCGGTGCCTGACGCTGGCGCACCTGCACAGAGCGGCGGTGGTTGCGCCTGCCAGGCTGGATTATTTTCTGGCTGCGGCGGTTTATTGCCAGAAGAAGAACATGCATGCAGAGGCCCTATCCTATTACCGGGCGATCCTCGAGAAAGAGGGGGGGCTCATGGAATCTCTCGAGGACAAAAAGCTGTATATCGAGGCTGCGGTCGGAGTCACGGCTGCATACGGGCACATGCTTTTTCTGCCCGAGCAGAGGACCTTCCTCGAAAAGGCCCGGCTTATTGCCGAGGAAATCCATGATCGGGGCCAGCTCCTCACCGTCCAGCTGGCATTGGGAAAAACCCTTGAAAAGGAAGGCTTTTACGACAAGGCCGCCCGCCATTTGGAGCAGGCATGGGAAAATGCGCAGGCGCTGGGAGATGAAAAGCTGCTGAAAAGGGCGGCGCTCATGACCAGCGACTTTCTTTTCAGACAGGGGCTGGTGGCCGAAGCGGTGCGGAGGTACGAGGAGGTCATCGGCGATTTGGAGGATTTTTCCTTGGATGAGGCGACGCTCAGGGGCTGCACGACCCTCGGTTGGTGCTACGGGGTGTGCGGGCAGACCTCCCGGGGGCTGGGTCTCATCGAAACGGTCCGGATCAAGGCGAAAGAGCATCGCTTGACAGATATCGGCATCTTTGCCGACCTCATGATGGTCTTCACGCTTTTGGAGGCCCGGCGGATCTCGGAGGCGCAGGTCTATCTCGACAAGATCCTGAACCTGCCGGAGGGCGTCGCGGGCCCGTCCATCCTCTGGGCGACGCATTGGTGCGTGGCCTACGTGGCCTTCTGCCGCGGAGATCTCGAAGAGTGTCTGAGAGAGCATATCCGCGGCTGTGAGCTCCTCAAACAGTATGGCCGCCCCCATCATCGCGGCGGCTGGGTGATGGAATATCTCGAGGGGCTCGAAATCGCGGGATTGACCCATCCGGAGATGAGTCTCACGTCGGAACTGGAACGGTTGGCCGACTGGCCGGACATCTTTATGAGGGGCGTGGCCCATCGGTTCAGGGGACAGCGGGCCGAACGGGCTTCCCAACCCGCAGAGCGCGTCCAGGCCGATTACGAGAGGAGCCTCGAGTTGCTGCAGCGCTCGGGGGCGCGGCTGGAGTTGGCGCGGACCCAGATCGCCCTGGCGCGCGTGTTGATCGAAGAGGGGGCGACCGAGAGGGCCAGGCGGCTGCTCGAAGAAGCGTGGGAGGCGATGGCGCGGTCGAACATCGCCCTTTTCCCCGAGGATCTGAAACGGCACCTAGAAGAAAAGACGCACGAGGAGCTTCTGGTGAACACGATTGTCGAGATCACCAACGTGCTGGGGACGGTCAGGGACAAGAAGAAGCTGCTCCAGTTCGTCATCCAGCTGACGATGCGCTTTACCTTCGCCGAGCGGGGGGGCTTCTTCTTGGTCGGGCAAGACGGCCGGCTGGAGCTCGTAGCCAGCCGCAACCTGGATCTGCCGATGCTCCAAACGGATCGTTTCCGGCCCTATCTGCAGGAGATCGAATCGGTGGCGCGGACGGGGAAAGAGGCTGTCAAGAAGACGGTCGGGTCTGAGGAATCCAGTCGCTCCGAGGCATCGCGCGTGAACTGGATGATCTGCTGCCCGGTCATTCTGCAGGATCGCGTTCTGGGGGCCTTGTACCTGGCGGCTAAAGTGACTCCGGAATCGCTCAAGAACGATCTGCCTCTGCTCCGTGCCATCAGCACCCAGGTGGCGGTGGCCCTGGACAATGTCCAGGCCTATGAGAAGATTGCCGCGCTGAAAGACCGGCTCGAGGAAGAGACGCGGTATTACCGCATGGACTCCGAGGTGTCCCCTCAATTGAAGTCGATGGTGGGCTGTTCGAAGGCGATCGGCCTCGTGCAGCAGCAGATGCAGAAGGTCGCGCCCATGGACTCCACGGTCCTGATCACCGGGGAGACCGGGGTGGGAAAGGAACTCGTGGCCCGCGGCATTCACCGGTTGAGCCGACGGTCCAGCGGGCCGTTCATCGTCGTGAATGTCGCATCGCTCTCCGAAGGCCTGATCGAAAGCGAGCTCTTCGGGCATGAGAAGGGGGCGTTCACCGGGGCGCTGCGGTCGCGCCTGGGCCGTTTCGAACTCGCCCAGGGTGGAACCCTGTTTCTGGACGATATCCAGAACCTCTCCCTCGACATCCAGGCCAAACTCCTGAGGGTCCTGGAGGGAAAAGAGTTCGAGAGGGTCGGCGGCTCGATCCTGCTGAAGGCCGATTTTCGGCTGATCGCCGCGACCAATCGGCCTCTCCATGCCCTGGTGGCCGAGGGCGGATTCCGATCGGACCTCTATTACCGTCTGAATGTATTCCCCATCCAGGTCCCTCCGCTACGGGAGCGCCGGGAGGACATCCCCCTGCTCGTCCTGCACTTCCTCGAAATGTACAAGAAGGACCTGGGGAAAGACATCCGCGGCGTTTCCAGAGGCAGGATGAAGGACCTCATGGATTACCCCTGGCCGGGAAACGTCCGCGAGCTGCGTCACGTCATCGAGCGGGCGGTCATCCTCAGCGAGGGCAGCTCCCTCATGCTCCCGAGCTTCCAGACCCCCGCGGATGAGGAAGGGGGATTGCCAAGCAACATGACCCTCGAAGAGATGGAAAGGGCCTATATCATCAAGGCCCTCGAACGATGCAGCTGGAAGGTGGGCGGGGAGGGTGGCGCGGCCTGGCAGCTGGGCCTCAAGCCCACCACCCTGCATTCGAAGATGAAGAAGCTCGGCATCCGCAAGAAGATCACCCCAGCCTGA
- a CDS encoding exported hypothetical protein (Evidence 5 : Unknown function): MDTGDSAIIRSSSICCTPALCTTCPIIAAAAVTALALVSVANKDDLAIGEIVFLSSSRGNYPSPPFAGRA; encoded by the coding sequence ATGGACACTGGAGATTCGGCCATAATCAGGTCGTCCTCCATTTGCTGCACACCGGCACTTTGTACTACGTGCCCAATAATCGCCGCTGCAGCAGTGACTGCTCTGGCGCTTGTGTCCGTCGCCAACAAGGACGATTTGGCCATCGGTGAAATAGTGTTTCTGTCATCCTCCAGAGGGAATTATCCCAGCCCTCCTTTCGCAGGGCGGGCGTAA